The Amaranthus tricolor cultivar Red isolate AtriRed21 chromosome 6, ASM2621246v1, whole genome shotgun sequence genome has a segment encoding these proteins:
- the LOC130815326 gene encoding uncharacterized protein LOC130815326 isoform X3 — translation MDDIFTRLLDLTAYLSGSLLHFIEDLYFGTFKGYSGRLFAVGSIEYSSSASYHPGRSDFGECSSPSKHNAPTNRETQKRLPNAIEHLSVYTNTSTETDTKIREIHRDAPLIINSLTLPLCCLRVFRRLALASWSIISRVQTSLHGSSDDIGWMQRTPGMPPVKDGTTRFLELLEDVRNGKHILPDSLVYLLIPGLFSNHGPLYFVATKRFFSKMGLACHIAKIHSEASVEHNAWELKHYIEELYWGSGKRVMLLGHSKGGVDAAAALSKYWKDLQGKVAGLALVQSPYGGTPIASDVLREGQIADKEARRVMELIICKFIKGDFRALEDLTYEKRKEFLLSHKLPEEIPLISFHSEANIGLSVLASLTHIAHAELPWFPIPKCCGLFSDDNVQPSRRVPVVIPVSAAMAITALHLKLRYGEKSDGLVTCRDAEVPGSVVIRPDKKLDHAWMVYSSWKKNPTGPNCCEMCEAILTLLVELGETRKRG, via the exons ATGGATGACATATTTACCCGGCTCTTGGATTTGACCGCTTACCTAAGTGGTTCTCTACTTCACTTTATCG AAGATTTGTACTTTGGAACTTTTAAGGGATATTCTGGAAGGCTGTTTGCAGTTGGCTCCATTGAGTATTCAAGTTCTGCAAGTTATCATCCGGGCAGATCTGATTTTGGAGAATGTTCATCACCCAGTAAACATAATGCTCCCACAAATAGAGAAACACAGAAAAGATTGCCAAATGCCATTGAGCATTTGTCTGTGTATACAAATACAAGTACAGAAACAGATacaaaaattagagaaattcaTAGAGATGCTCCCCTTATTATTAACAG CTTGACGCTTCCATTATGTTGTTTGAGAGTTTTTCGGAGACTAGCATTGGCTTCTTGGAG CATCATATCCCGAGTGCAGACGAGTTTGCATGGATCGTCTGATGATATAGGGTGGATGCAGCGCACACCTGGGATGCCTCCGGTAAAAGATGGAACTACCAGGTTCTTGGAACTACTTGAAGATGTCAG GAATGGGAAACATATACTACCTGATTCACTTGTGTACCTTCTTATACCAG GCCTCTTTAGTAATCACGGCCCCTTGTACTTTGTGGCCACCAAACGATTCTTTTCAAAGATGGGTCTTGCTTGCCACATCGCCAAGATTCACAGTGAG GCCTCGGTGGAGCACAATGCCTGGGAGTTGAAACATTATATCGAGGAGCTTTATTGGGGATCGGGAAAGCGTGTAATGCTTCTTGGTCACAGTAAAGGCGGAGTTGATGCAGCCGCAGCATTGTCCAAATATTGGAAAGACTTGCAAGGGAAGGTTGCAGGATTGGCCCTTGTGCAGTCACCGTATGGAGGAACTCCTATCGCTTCTGATGTACTTCGTGAAGGCCAAATTGCAGACAAGGAAGCAAGGAGGGTTATGGAGCTTATTATTTGCAAATTCATTAAG GGTGATTTTCGGGCTTTAGAAGATCTCACAtatgagaaaagaaaggaatttCTTTTAAGTCACAAACTTCCTGAAGAAATTCCACTCATTTCTTTCCATTCTGAAGCAAATATTGGTCTTAGTGTTCTTGCCTCATTGACTCATATAGCCCATGCTGAGCTCCCATGGTTTCCGATCCCAAAATGCTGCGGCTTATTCAGTGATGATAACGTCCAACCATCAAGAAGAGTGCCTGTCGTGATTCCTGTATCAGCTGCCATGGCCATAACTGCACTCCATCTCAAACTGAGGTACGGGGAAAAGAGCGATGGACTTGTTACATGTCGTGATGCTGAAGTACCGGGTTCTGTGGTGATTAGGCCTGATAAGAAACTCGATCATGCTTGGATGGTTTACTCTTCATGGAAGAAGAATCCTACTGGGCCTAATTGTTGTGAAATGTGCGAAGCTATTTTGACCTTGCTTGTAGAGCTTGGTGAGACTAGAAAGAGAGGATGA
- the LOC130815326 gene encoding uncharacterized protein LOC130815326 isoform X1 yields the protein MDDIFTRLLDLTAYLSGSLLHFIEDLYFGTFKGYSGRLFAVGSIEYSSSASYHPGRSDFGECSSPSKHNAPTNRETQKRLPNAIEHLSVYTNTSTETDTKIREIHRDAPLIINSLTLPLCCLRVFRRLALASWRYFLGYCKYTMERVKSIISRVQTSLHGSSDDIGWMQRTPGMPPVKDGTTRFLELLEDVRNGKHILPDSLVYLLIPGLFSNHGPLYFVATKRFFSKMGLACHIAKIHSEASVEHNAWELKHYIEELYWGSGKRVMLLGHSKGGVDAAAALSKYWKDLQGKVAGLALVQSPYGGTPIASDVLREGQIADKEARRVMELIICKFIKGDFRALEDLTYEKRKEFLLSHKLPEEIPLISFHSEANIGLSVLASLTHIAHAELPWFPIPKCCGLFSDDNVQPSRRVPVVIPVSAAMAITALHLKLRYGEKSDGLVTCRDAEVPGSVVIRPDKKLDHAWMVYSSWKKNPTGPNCCEMCEAILTLLVELGETRKRG from the exons ATGGATGACATATTTACCCGGCTCTTGGATTTGACCGCTTACCTAAGTGGTTCTCTACTTCACTTTATCG AAGATTTGTACTTTGGAACTTTTAAGGGATATTCTGGAAGGCTGTTTGCAGTTGGCTCCATTGAGTATTCAAGTTCTGCAAGTTATCATCCGGGCAGATCTGATTTTGGAGAATGTTCATCACCCAGTAAACATAATGCTCCCACAAATAGAGAAACACAGAAAAGATTGCCAAATGCCATTGAGCATTTGTCTGTGTATACAAATACAAGTACAGAAACAGATacaaaaattagagaaattcaTAGAGATGCTCCCCTTATTATTAACAG CTTGACGCTTCCATTATGTTGTTTGAGAGTTTTTCGGAGACTAGCATTGGCTTCTTGGAGGTATTTTCTAGGCTATTGCAAATATACGATGGAACGAGTTAAGAG CATCATATCCCGAGTGCAGACGAGTTTGCATGGATCGTCTGATGATATAGGGTGGATGCAGCGCACACCTGGGATGCCTCCGGTAAAAGATGGAACTACCAGGTTCTTGGAACTACTTGAAGATGTCAG GAATGGGAAACATATACTACCTGATTCACTTGTGTACCTTCTTATACCAG GCCTCTTTAGTAATCACGGCCCCTTGTACTTTGTGGCCACCAAACGATTCTTTTCAAAGATGGGTCTTGCTTGCCACATCGCCAAGATTCACAGTGAG GCCTCGGTGGAGCACAATGCCTGGGAGTTGAAACATTATATCGAGGAGCTTTATTGGGGATCGGGAAAGCGTGTAATGCTTCTTGGTCACAGTAAAGGCGGAGTTGATGCAGCCGCAGCATTGTCCAAATATTGGAAAGACTTGCAAGGGAAGGTTGCAGGATTGGCCCTTGTGCAGTCACCGTATGGAGGAACTCCTATCGCTTCTGATGTACTTCGTGAAGGCCAAATTGCAGACAAGGAAGCAAGGAGGGTTATGGAGCTTATTATTTGCAAATTCATTAAG GGTGATTTTCGGGCTTTAGAAGATCTCACAtatgagaaaagaaaggaatttCTTTTAAGTCACAAACTTCCTGAAGAAATTCCACTCATTTCTTTCCATTCTGAAGCAAATATTGGTCTTAGTGTTCTTGCCTCATTGACTCATATAGCCCATGCTGAGCTCCCATGGTTTCCGATCCCAAAATGCTGCGGCTTATTCAGTGATGATAACGTCCAACCATCAAGAAGAGTGCCTGTCGTGATTCCTGTATCAGCTGCCATGGCCATAACTGCACTCCATCTCAAACTGAGGTACGGGGAAAAGAGCGATGGACTTGTTACATGTCGTGATGCTGAAGTACCGGGTTCTGTGGTGATTAGGCCTGATAAGAAACTCGATCATGCTTGGATGGTTTACTCTTCATGGAAGAAGAATCCTACTGGGCCTAATTGTTGTGAAATGTGCGAAGCTATTTTGACCTTGCTTGTAGAGCTTGGTGAGACTAGAAAGAGAGGATGA
- the LOC130815326 gene encoding uncharacterized protein LOC130815326 isoform X2, with product MDDIFTRLLDLTAYLSGSLLHFIDLYFGTFKGYSGRLFAVGSIEYSSSASYHPGRSDFGECSSPSKHNAPTNRETQKRLPNAIEHLSVYTNTSTETDTKIREIHRDAPLIINSLTLPLCCLRVFRRLALASWRYFLGYCKYTMERVKSIISRVQTSLHGSSDDIGWMQRTPGMPPVKDGTTRFLELLEDVRNGKHILPDSLVYLLIPGLFSNHGPLYFVATKRFFSKMGLACHIAKIHSEASVEHNAWELKHYIEELYWGSGKRVMLLGHSKGGVDAAAALSKYWKDLQGKVAGLALVQSPYGGTPIASDVLREGQIADKEARRVMELIICKFIKGDFRALEDLTYEKRKEFLLSHKLPEEIPLISFHSEANIGLSVLASLTHIAHAELPWFPIPKCCGLFSDDNVQPSRRVPVVIPVSAAMAITALHLKLRYGEKSDGLVTCRDAEVPGSVVIRPDKKLDHAWMVYSSWKKNPTGPNCCEMCEAILTLLVELGETRKRG from the exons ATGGATGACATATTTACCCGGCTCTTGGATTTGACCGCTTACCTAAGTGGTTCTCTACTTCACTTTATCG ATTTGTACTTTGGAACTTTTAAGGGATATTCTGGAAGGCTGTTTGCAGTTGGCTCCATTGAGTATTCAAGTTCTGCAAGTTATCATCCGGGCAGATCTGATTTTGGAGAATGTTCATCACCCAGTAAACATAATGCTCCCACAAATAGAGAAACACAGAAAAGATTGCCAAATGCCATTGAGCATTTGTCTGTGTATACAAATACAAGTACAGAAACAGATacaaaaattagagaaattcaTAGAGATGCTCCCCTTATTATTAACAG CTTGACGCTTCCATTATGTTGTTTGAGAGTTTTTCGGAGACTAGCATTGGCTTCTTGGAGGTATTTTCTAGGCTATTGCAAATATACGATGGAACGAGTTAAGAG CATCATATCCCGAGTGCAGACGAGTTTGCATGGATCGTCTGATGATATAGGGTGGATGCAGCGCACACCTGGGATGCCTCCGGTAAAAGATGGAACTACCAGGTTCTTGGAACTACTTGAAGATGTCAG GAATGGGAAACATATACTACCTGATTCACTTGTGTACCTTCTTATACCAG GCCTCTTTAGTAATCACGGCCCCTTGTACTTTGTGGCCACCAAACGATTCTTTTCAAAGATGGGTCTTGCTTGCCACATCGCCAAGATTCACAGTGAG GCCTCGGTGGAGCACAATGCCTGGGAGTTGAAACATTATATCGAGGAGCTTTATTGGGGATCGGGAAAGCGTGTAATGCTTCTTGGTCACAGTAAAGGCGGAGTTGATGCAGCCGCAGCATTGTCCAAATATTGGAAAGACTTGCAAGGGAAGGTTGCAGGATTGGCCCTTGTGCAGTCACCGTATGGAGGAACTCCTATCGCTTCTGATGTACTTCGTGAAGGCCAAATTGCAGACAAGGAAGCAAGGAGGGTTATGGAGCTTATTATTTGCAAATTCATTAAG GGTGATTTTCGGGCTTTAGAAGATCTCACAtatgagaaaagaaaggaatttCTTTTAAGTCACAAACTTCCTGAAGAAATTCCACTCATTTCTTTCCATTCTGAAGCAAATATTGGTCTTAGTGTTCTTGCCTCATTGACTCATATAGCCCATGCTGAGCTCCCATGGTTTCCGATCCCAAAATGCTGCGGCTTATTCAGTGATGATAACGTCCAACCATCAAGAAGAGTGCCTGTCGTGATTCCTGTATCAGCTGCCATGGCCATAACTGCACTCCATCTCAAACTGAGGTACGGGGAAAAGAGCGATGGACTTGTTACATGTCGTGATGCTGAAGTACCGGGTTCTGTGGTGATTAGGCCTGATAAGAAACTCGATCATGCTTGGATGGTTTACTCTTCATGGAAGAAGAATCCTACTGGGCCTAATTGTTGTGAAATGTGCGAAGCTATTTTGACCTTGCTTGTAGAGCTTGGTGAGACTAGAAAGAGAGGATGA